A region from the Mustela erminea isolate mMusErm1 chromosome 2, mMusErm1.Pri, whole genome shotgun sequence genome encodes:
- the NWD2 gene encoding NACHT and WD repeat domain-containing protein 2 isoform X2 — protein MILDAAVEAKLDTKLLEEWYCRDENSVPAAYYLRPKSEMLKSNKNAMQPPAKADNEKTWQEISDEIKKIFKAAVKLLHEKGKMKYNQAKRYLFSAIEDEFDFALGKQTPAFLKKCVCYIRKIANIERFVKIPEMGKYMDITGTEPRMMRDAEAQEKLIKLRDEFIPTIVASSNLRVYTSVTHCDMKLGYSQEIENHYIEGLGKQFYEDMIDIIQATVQQNFDTETDTLYDEILQHSSLCKTYASFYEYKCEPLNIVHKYVLPSKTGHINPLVIYGGPCTGKTLLLAEVAKKAYGWLHEDTGPESDPVVVMRFLGTTDMSTDLKTLLLSVCEQLAVNYRCLVQSYPKKIHDLRDLFINLLNESSLQRPLVIIFDALEQLSESDEARKLWWLPAHLPRFVRIVLSTLPNRHGILQKLRCLIHEEANYIELIPRDRKMCSQVLKHQLLRVKRKVTSGQQIYVNNAFSKCTLPMFVNLTFREVRHWRSHKDVDESSLCVTVHESIEQLFWSLEKKCGQKLVSRALGYITMAKMGLSEMELEDVLALDNSVMNELNENSRPSNPLRVPYLYIARLKDGLSGYLIERHVKNVTLLVWANRHLQLIAQKLYLQDDGDLREMHAILADYFLGVWSGGRRKAFCLEDPYLNGCLDLESKSLLEEEKHFMEQASFDRQAPDQPWVFQCNPLEPDIFFVNHRKMSELLHHLTRCGKTDDLLYGIIMNFSWLYTMIKIGQFDKVLTDIELAYNYSQEKELKFLASTLRGIKTKVTAFPGSLSAELQQRLLPVVSSLPKLRHLLLECDKDGPKYCSIVPLHSSMDVTYSPERLPLSSSHLHVTEILPTCNPSTVLTALENGSISTWDVETRQLLRQITTAQSVILGMKLTSDEKYLVVATTNNTLLIYDNVNSCLLSEVEIKGTKHGSSSTYINGFTLSVNHALAWLEASKDVTVIDLLYGWPLYQFHCWYEVTCVQCSLDGMYAFCGQYLNTTTIFHLGSGEKLCTVTSEFSGGFVKFLLILDTAQEMVMVDSEGSLSVWNTEDISNPQLTDDFDCRREDSEVVSVELSEDQNAILICKALSIELLDTGMWKVAEKFRAKHNERFISAVLSKNGDCIIATMENTSAVFFWRRDTGQCMASLQEISGTIVKLVKSSHHNMLLSLSTSGVLSIWDIDIITAMSNIDKTGKPIQSLVLPARGEIIYSLDGSDCVHKWNFSSGFLEAVFKHEGIVEHCVLTSSGDVMVTSDDKSSQYVWHTSSGENLFRINGQRISQLLITHNDQFVVSLCEENASRVWRLATGHRVCNILTTLQNAFITSANTFVVGMTQSKVLAVSLWTGSITKKFCCEDGTTIVNFKLIPDCPDIIVFITSAETVNIWSLTDEVICRRVQLPNNFLKNLEDFEISPNGKLGIISRGDENINVLDLHSGKLRVVHASGVIWRQRLSRDGRYLVYICFRNGEEEDENGAISSLIVMRLADGKNIGACSLYKTPTFLALSQRHLNIIVGFDDGSIGIYTVVDRVDAALKIKIATSNSRQIFNNATQASRPKCSSYCFKVSVDCLWRESTEVFARDSPITVSDSSEPNEATPSKKHNPCYDRVGSALEPRGHSYTPDN, from the exons CAATAGAGGACGAGTTTGACTTTGCTCTAGGAAAGCAAACTCCAGCCTTCCTGAAGAAGTGTGTTTGCTACATTCGGAAAATCGCTAACATTGAGCGTTTTGTGAAAATCCCGGAGATGGGAAAGTACATGGATATCACTGGAACAGAACCAAGGATGATGCGGGACGCAGAAGCCCAAGAGAAACTGATAAAACTCAGGGACGAATTTATCCCGACTATCGTCGCATCATCTAATCTCAGAGTGTACACGTCTGTTACCCATTGTGACATGAAACTGGGCTATtcccaagaaatagaaaatcattaCATAGAAGGACTTGGTAAACAGTTTTATGAGGACATGATCGATATCATTCAGGCAACCGTCCAACAGAATTTTGACACCGAAACTGACACGCTCTACGATGAAATCCTTCAGCATTCCTCATTGTGTAAGACGTACGCCTCCTTCTATGAGTACAAATGTGAACCTCTCAACATCGTGCACAAGTACGTTCTGCCAAGCAAAACTGGGCACATCAACCCTCTGGTCATATACGGCGGACCGTGCACTGGGAAGACGCTCCTGCTAGCCGAAGTAGCGAAGAAG GCCTATGGCTGGCTACATGAAGACACAGGACCAGAATCTGACCCAGTAGTCGTCATGAGATTTCTAGGTACCACAGATATGAGTACTGACCTTAAGACTCTCCTTCTAAGCGTTTGTGAACAATTAGCAGTCAACTACCGGTGTCTGGTTCAAAGCTACCCTAAGAAGATCCATGACCTCCGTGACTTGTTTATAAATCTTTTGAATGAGTCTTCATTGCAGAGACCTCTAGTAATAATATTTGATGCCCTAGAGCAGCTCTCAGAGAGTGACGAGGCCAGGAAGCTTTGGTGGCTCCCAGCTCATCTTCCCCGCTTCGTACGAATAGTCCTGTCCACACTGCCTAACAGACATGGGATCCTGCAGAAACTGAGGTGCCTTATCCATGAGGAAGCCAACTACATCGAGCTGATTCCCCGGGACAGGAAGATGTGCAGCCAGGTCCTCAAACACCAGCTGCTGCGGGTCAAAAGGAAGGTCACATCAGGCCAACAGATTTACGTGAACAACGCATTCTCCAAGTGCACGCTGCCCATGTTTGTGAACCTGACCTTTAGGGAGGTGAGACACTGGAGATCACACAAAGATGTTGATGAATCCTCCCTCTGTGTCACAGTTCACGAAAGTATAGAGCAGCTCTTCTGGTCCTTGGAGAAGAAGTGTGGTCAGAAACTGGTCTCCAGGGCTCTTGGTTACATCACCATGGCCAAAATGGGTTTGAGTGAAATGGAACTGGAGGATGTGTTGGCCCTAGACAACAGTGTGATGAATGAGCTCAATGAGAACTCCAGGCCCAGCAATCCCCTGAGAGTACCTTATCTGTACATTGCAAGGCTCAAGGATGGTCTCAGTGGATACTTAATAGAAAGACATGTGAAAAACGTCACACTCCTGGTCTGGGCCAATAGACACCTGCAGCTCATAGCCCAGAAGTTGTATCTGCAGGACGATGGTGACCTGCGTGAAATGCATGCCATCCTGGCAGATTACTTTCTGGGAGTCTGGTCAGGGGGCAGGAGGAAAGCTTTCTGCCTTGAGGACCCCTACTTGAATGGCTGCCTTGACTTGGAGAGCAAAAGCTTGCTTGAGGAAGAGAAGCACTTCATGGAACAGGCTTCCTTTGATAGGCAGGCTCCAGACCAGCCCTGGGTTTTCCAGTGTAATCCACTGGAGCCTGACATCTTCTTCGTCAATCATCGGAAAATGTCTGAGCTCTTGCACCACCTGACAAGGTGTGGAAAAACCGATGACCTGCTTTACGGGATCATCATGAACTTCAGCTGGCTTTACACCATGATCAAAATTGGCCAGTTCGACAAAGTGCTTACAGATATCGAGCTGGCTTACAACTACTCGCAAGAGAAGGAGCTGAAGTTCTTGGCTAGCACTCTCCGCGGCATCAAAACCAAGGTCACTGCGTTTCCGGGCTCGCTTTCCGCAGAGCTTCAACAAAGGCTGCTGCCTGTTGTAAGTTCCCTGCCCAAACTCAGACATCTCCTTTTAGAATGTGACAAAGATGGGCCCAAATATTGCTCCATTGTGCCATTACACTCATCCATGGATGTGACTTATAGCCCGGAAcgtctccccttgtcctctagTCACCTGCATGTCACCGAGATTCTGCCTACCTGTAACCCCAGTACAGTCCTCACAGCTCTAGAGAACGGCTCCATCAGCACCTGGGATGTGGAAACCCGTCAACTCCTCCGGCAGATCACTACAGCCCAGTCTGTCATCCTGGGCATGAAACTCACCAGTGACGAAAAGTATCTTGTGGTGGCCACAACAAATAACACCTTGCTGATTTACGACAATGTAAATTCGTGTCTTCTGTCTGAAGTGGAAATCAAAGGCACCAAGCACGGAAGCAGCTCCACCTACATCAATGGGTTTACCTTGTCTGTCAACCACGCCCTGGCTTGGCTTGAAGCCAGCAAAGATGTCACCGTCATCGATCTGCTCTACGGGTGGCCCCTTTACCAGTTCCACTGTTGGTACGAAGTGACCTGTGTCCAGTGCTCTCTGGATGGCATGTATGCTTTCTGTGGACAGTACCTGAACACCACCACCATATTTCATTTAGGGAGTGGAGAAAAGTTATGCACGGTGACTTCTGAATTTTCCGGTGGGTTTGTGAAGTTCCTTCTCATCTTGGACACGGCTCAAGAGATGGTAATGGTGGACAGCGAGGGAAGCCTCTCGGTTTGGAATACTGAGGACATTTCCAATCCCCAGCTGACTGACGACTTCGACTGCCGAAGAGAAGACAGCGAGGTGGTCAGCGTGGAACTCTCGGAGGACCAAAATGCGATTCTGATCTGTAAAGCCCTCAGCATCGAGCTCTTAGATACCGGCATGTGGAAGGTGGCCGAGAAGTTCAGAGCTAAGCACAACGAACGTTTTATATCTGCCGTGCTGTCCAAAAATGGGGACTGCATCATCGCGACCATGGAAAATACCTCAGCTGTGTTTTTTTGGAGGCGGGACACCGGGCAATGCATGGCGAGCTTACAGGAAATCTCAGGTACCATAGTCAAGCTGGTGAAATCCAGTCACCACAATATGCTGCTCTCTTTGTCAACCAGTGGTGTTCTTTCCATCTGGGATATAGACATCATCACCGCCATGTCCAACATAGATAAGACTGGGAAACCCATCCAAAGCCTGGTGTTACCCGCCAGAGGGGAAATCATTTATTCCCTCGATGGCTCGGATTGTGTCCACAAGTGGAACTTCAGCAGCGGCTTCCTTGAGGCAGTGTTCAAGCACGAAGGGATAGTCGAGCACTGCGTGCTGACGTCCTCTGGAGACGTCATGGTGACGTCAGATGACAAAAGCAGTCAGTACGTCTGGCACACCAGCAGCGGCGAGAACCTCTTCCGAATTAACGGGCAGAGAATATCTCAGCTCCTGATCACCCACAATGACCagtttgtggtctctctctgtgagGAAAATGCCTCCAGGGTCTGGAGACTGGCCACAGGCCACAGGGTGTGTAACATTCTGACCACTTTGCAGAATGCCTTTATAACCTCAGCAAATACCTTTGTGGTGGGCATGACCCAGAGCAAAGTGCTGGCCGTCAGTCTCTGGACGGGCAGCATCACCAAGAAATTCTGCTGCGAAGACGGCACCACCATCGTGAATTTTAAGCTGATCCCCGACTGCCCTGACATCATCGTGTTTATCACGTCAGCCGAGACAGTGAATATTTGGAGTCTGACAGATGAAGTCATCTGTCGCCGTGTGCAGCTTCCGAACAACTTCTTGAAAAATCTGGAGGATTTCGAGATCTCTCCCAATGGCAAGCTAGGCATTATATCCAGGGGAGACGAGAATATCAATGTGCTGGACTTACACAGCGGTAAACTACGGGTGGTCCACGCCTCTGGGGTCATCTGGAGGCAGAGGCTGTCTCGAGACGGTCGCTACCTGGTGTACATTTGTTTCCGAAACGGGGAGGAAGAGGACGAAAACGGTGCGATATCCAGTCTGATTGTAATGAGACTGGCCGATGGCAAAAATATCGGTGCTTGTTCCCTTTACAAAACACCAACTTTTCTTGCCCTCTCACAGAGGCACCTCAACATCATAGTGGGTTTTGACGACGGGAGCATAGGGATATACACAGTGGTGGACCGCGTAGACGCCGCACTGAAAATTAAAATCGCCACTTCAAACAGCAGACAGATTTTCAACAACGCGACACAGGCATCCAGGCCAAAGTGCAGTAGTTACTGTTTCAAGGTGTCTGTGGACTGCTTATGGAGAGAGTCTACTGAGGTCTTTGCGAGAGACAGTCCCATCACGGTGAGCGACTCCTCTGAGCCCAACGAGGCGACGCCATCCAAGAAACACAACCCTTGCTATGACCGGGTAGGCTCAGCCCTGGAGCCCAGGGGCCACAGCTACACCCCTGACAACTGA